GCGTGCCCGCCCGCCCTGATGCCACGCGCGACACGCTGGCCACCCGCGCGGGGCTGGAGCGCGGCGTGCGCCGCCACCTGCCCGCCCGCCATGGCGGCTTTACGCAGAAGACCCGCATCGGCGGCCACCGCCTGTTCCTGCGCACGGGGGAATATGCCGATGGCTCGCTCGGCGAGATCAGCTTCACACCCACGCGGGAAAGCCCGATGGTGCGCGGCCTGATGGACACGCTGGGCCAGGCCGTGAGCATTGGCCTGCAATACGGCGCGCCGCTGGAAAGCTATGTGGAAGCATTTGCCTACACCCAGTTCGGCCCTGCCGGCACGGTGGAGGGCGATCCGGTTGCATCCTACGCCACATCCATGCTCGACTATGCCTTCCGCGCCCTGTCTGATGCCTATCTGGGCCGCAGGCTACCCGATGCTCCGCATGAGGAGATGCTGGCCGAAAGCCCTGCGCCCATGCTGCCGCTCGACCTGCCCGGCTCCGGCAATGACGATGGCGATGACACGCCCCCCCGGCGGCGCGGGCTGCGGCTGGTCGGATAACCCGGCCCGGCATCCCGCCGCCTGAACACAAGGATTGTTGCCCATGTCCGATACAACACCCGAACAGCGCCTCAGACAGCTTGGCATCGTGCTGCCCACGCCTGCCACCCCCGTGGCCAATTACGTGGGCACCGTCATCAGCGGGTCATCGCTGGTGGTGTCCGGCCAGTTGCCGCTGGTTGATGGCAAGCTGCTGACCACCGGCAAGCTCGGCGGCACCGTGGCGGTGGAACTGGCGGTGGAAGCCGCGCGCTACAGCATGATCAACGTGATTGCGCAGGTTAAGGCCGCCGTGGGCGACCTCTCACGCGTCAGGCGCGTGGTGCGGCTGGGCGGATTCATTGCCTGCACGCCCGACTTCACGCAGCATGCCGCTGTCATGAACGGGGCCTCCGACCTGGCAGTGGCCGTGTTTGGCGATGCGGGCCGCCATGCCCGCTCGACCGTGGGCGTGCCCTCGCTGCCGCTCGACTCCGCTGTCGAGGTCGAGGGCCTGTTCGAAATCAGCTGATGTAACCACCACACACGTCCAAGGGAGCCTGTCATGACCGCACCGCCCCGCACCGCCTGCACTCCGGCGCAGGCATCATGACCGGCACCACCATGACCCTGCACCGTCGGATTGCCGAGATCCCGGCGGCGCAGTGGGATGGCTGCGCGGGCGATGACAACCCGTTTGTCAGCCACGCCTTCCTCTCCGCACTGGAAGACAGCGGCTCCACCGGCCCGCAGACCGGCTGGATGCCCCAGCACCTTGCCCTGCGCGACGCTGAAGGCCGCCTGCTGGCGGTCGCCCCGCTTTACGCCAAGGGCCATTCCTTTGGTGAATACGTGTTCGACCATGCCTGGGCGCGTGCCTTCGAGCAGGCGGGCGGGCAGTACTACCCCAAATTGCAGGTGGCCGTGCCGTTCTCTCCCGTGCCGGGGCCGCGCCTGCTCGTTCACCCCACCGCCGCCGATGCCGACAGCCTGCGCCTGCTGGCGGGCCGCGCGCTGCGGCAGGCCTGTGGGGAGATGGAGCTATCTTCCGTGCATATTACCTTCTGCACGACGCATGAATATGAACTGCTGGGTGAAAGTGGCTGGCTGCAGCGCCTTGGCGTGCAGTACCACTGGGATAATCAGGACTACACCAGCTTTGACGATTTTCTGGGCATGCTCGCCTCACGCAAGCGCAAGGCCATCAGGCGCGAGCGGCGTGATGCCAATGCCTGCGGGCTGACATTCCACACCTATCGCGGCACCGAGATTACCGAGGCGCTGTGGCAGGATTTCCATCACTTCTACCTCTCCACCGTGGACCGCAAATGGGGCAGCGCCTATCTGCAGCCCGCCTTCTTCCCGCTCCTGTCCGAACGGCTGGGCGACAGGGTGGTGCTGATGATTGCGAAGCAGGACGGCGTGCCGGTGGCGGGCGCGCTCAACCTGATGGGGCGCGATACGCTATATGGCCGCAACTGGGGACGGCGCGAGGGGGACTGGCCGTTCCTGCACTTCGAGCTGTGCTATTACCGCGCCATCGACTTCGCCATTGCCCACGGGCTGAAACGGGTGGAAGCGGGGGCGCAGGGCGAGCACAAGCTGCAACGCGGCTACCGCCCCTGCCTGACCCATTCCGCCCACTGGATCAGCCACCCCGGCCTGCGTGAGGCCGTGGCCGAATTCCTGCAACACGAGCGCGCGGCCATACGGGCCGAGCTGCCCGCCCTTGATGCCATGACACCCTACCGCACAGAAGAGTAAGCCCGGACATTCCCCCTAAAAGTTTCTGGTAAAGCTTTTTTCAGAAAGCTTCGACAGGCACGTCACCTTTTTGAAAAAAGGCGGCACCCGGGAACTTCTGTTTTTTTTGCAGTCCTTGTGATGATGCAGGTCATGCCGCACGGGCCATGACCATGCTAGCCTGCGGCATCATGGCACCAGCGGCCAGCAGGCCGCCCTGTACAGCCAAAGGAGCGCCACCATGTACGCAATGCGACTGCTCGCCCCCCACACCCCCCTGCAATGGACCGAACTGCCCGACCCGCAGCCGGGGCCGGGGCAGATCCGCGTGACCGTAGGCGCGTGTGGCGTGTGCCGCACCGACCTGCACGTGGTCGATGCCGACCTGCCCTTCCCCGGTCATGCGCTTACCCCCGGCCACGAGATCGTGGGCCGGATCGACGCCATCGGCCCCAATGTGGAAGGGCTGCATATAGGTCAGCGCGTGGGCATTCCGTGGCTCGGGCATACCTGTGGCTGCTGCCACTATTGCCAGACCGACCACGAGAACCTGTGCGACCACCCGCTGTTCACCGGCTACACGCGTGATGGCGGCTATGCCACGAAAGCGGTGGCGGATGCACATTTCACCTTCCCCCTGCCTGATGGAGATGACGACGTAGCCACGGCCCCGCTGCTCTGCGCGGGGCTGATCGGCTGGCGCTCGCTGGTCATGGCAGGCAAGGAGGCGCACAGCATCGGGCTGTATGGCTTTGGGGCCGCGGCCCATATCATTGCGCAGGTGGCGGTGTGGCAGGGGCGCAAGGTCTATGCCTTTACCCGCCCTGGTGACACGAAAACCCAGGAATTCGCCCGCTCGCTCGGTTGCGTATGGGCTGGTGGCTCGGATGAGGCCCCGCCCGAACAGCTTGACGCCACCATCATCTTCGCCCCCGTGGGGGCGCTTGTGCCCGCGGCCCTCAAGGCCGTGCACAAGGCCGGGCGCGTGGTATGCGCGGGCATCCACATGAGCGAGATCCCGGCATTTTCCTATGACCTGCTGTGGGAGGAGCGCCAGATCATGTCGGTGGCCAACCTGACCCGGCAGGACGGGATCGACTTCCTTGAACTCGTGCCGCGCGTGGGCATCCGCACCACCACCACACCGTATGCGCTCAAGGATGCCAACAAAGCGCTTGATGACCTGCGCCACGGCCGCTTTGAAGGCGCTGCCGTGCTGGTGCCCTGAAAAACCGGGAAAAGTTTCTGGTGAAGCTTTCTTCAAAAAAGCTTCGAAAAGAACGCAGCTTTACAAATGAAGGCGGCATCCGGAAACTTTTTTCCGCCCCCGGTCCGCATTGAACGGTGCCTGCGCGCACGCGCAAAAATGCCCCGGCCATTATTAATTCTGGCTTTTGGGGCAATCATTCTTTATGCACCGGCCTTCTCCCCTGACGCATGAACACGGCCGGCGGCCAGTTTCCTTCCTGCGTCGCCCATGTTCTTCATGTTTTTGTCCGGATTGCCCGATACATGCCGTTTCCCGAAACCCACCCCGCCCTGCAACGCGCGCTGGACGAGCGTGGGTACGATAACCCGACTCCCGTCCAGAAAGCGGTCCTGGATGTCGCAGCCGAGGGGCGCGACCTCCTCGTCTCCGCCCAGACCGGCTCGGGCAAGACCGTTGCCTTCGGCATCGCCATGGCCGACACCCTGCTTGGTGGCGCCGAGCGCTTTGGCCCCGCAGGCCCGCCGCTGGCCGTCATTATTGCGCCCACGCGCGAACTGGCCATGCAGGTCACGCGCGAGCTGACCTGGCTGTATGCCCCCGCAGGCGGGCGCATCGTGTCGTGCATTGGCGGCATGGATGCAAGGCGCGAGGCGCGCGCGCTCCAGATGGGCGCGCACATTGTGGTCGGCACGCCAGGGCGGCTGTGCGATCATCAGTCCCGTGGCCGTCTGGACATGTCGGACCTGCGCGTGGTCGTGCTTGATGAAGCCGACGAGATGCTTGACCTCGGCTTCCGCGATGAACTCGAGCAGTTGCTCGACGCCATGCCCAAGACCCGCCGCACGCTGCTGTTCTCGGCCACCATCGCCAAGGAAATCGCCTCGCTGGCGCGCCGCTACCAGAACGACGCCGTGCGCATTGATACGCTGTCGGGTGCCAAGCAGCATGCCGATATCGAATACCGCGCCATCGTGGCCGATGCGCGCGAACTGATCCCCGCCGTTGTCAACGTGCTGCGCTATACCGACAGCCAGACCACCATGGTGTTCTGTGCCACGCGTGAGATGGTGCGCCACATGCAGGCGGCCCTGGTCGAGCGCGGTTTCTCTTCCGTCGCCCTTTCGGGTGAGCTGGGGCAGAACGAGCGCACACGCGCCATCGACAGCCTGCGCAAGGGCCAGGCCAATGTGTGCGTGGCGACCGACGTGGCCGCCCGTGGCATCGACATCCCCGCGCTGGCGCTGGTGGTGCATGCCACCCTGCCGACCGACCCGGCAACGCTTTTGCACCGTTCGGGCCGCACGGGCCGCGCGGGCCGCAAGGGCGTGTGCGTGCTGATGGTGCCCATGTCGCAGCGCCGCCGCGCCGAGCGCCTGATGCAGGGTGCCAAGATCACCGCCACATGGTCCGGCGTGCCGACGGCCGCCGAAATCCGCGCCAATGACGCCAAGCGCCTGCTGGCCGATCCCGTGCTGAACCAGGACGTGGCGGAAGCCGATGCCGAACTGGTGGGCCAGCTTGTTGAAGGCCGCACGAGCGAGCAGCTTGCTGCTGCACTGCTGCAGATGTACCGCGCCCGCCTGCCCGCGCCGGAGAACGTGCGCCACATCACGCCCGATGCCCCGCGCCCCGTGCGTGAGCGCCCCGAGCGTGATGGCCCCCGCCCCCCGCGCGAGAGCTATGGCAGCGGCGAGCCGGGCGCCTGGTTTGCCATGAATGTGGGCCGCCAGGAAAAGGCCGACCCGAAATGGCTGATTCCGCTGATCTGCCGCCTTGGTGGCGTGCGCAAGGCGGATATCGGCGCCATCCGCATCAACGACAGCCAGACGCTGTTCGAGATCACGCCGGAATCGACCGAGAAGTTCCGCTCGTGCATCGCCGCGATCGAGAATGACGAAGTGCAGATCTCACCCGCCGCCGCTCCGGCTGGTGGTGCAGGCCCGCGCCGCAGCGGTCCGCCGCGTGGTGGCCGCCCCTTCGCCCGCAAGCCCGGTGGTGGCGGTGGTCGCCCTGGTGGCGGGTTTGGCGGTGGACCGCGCGGGGCTGCTTCATCGCGCAAGCGCCCGCCACGTTCCTGAGCGCCAGACGTCTTTTTTTGTTTCCTTCATGCCCGGCATCGTCCGGGCATGTTGCGTTTCAGGGCTGTAAAACAGAGCCATCTCGCATGCGACGCGCCTGTTCCTTTTCAGTGGCCTGTCCTCTGTACTTCCAGCCCCCATGCCGCGTGCGCACATAGCACGGTGGGGAGCAGGCCGCAGACGAAGGGTACTGCTACGTGCCGGATCACACACCGGCTGCTGGCGAAGCATTTTTTCAAAACAGTTTCATGAATGCCGTCTATTTGAAAAACCGCAATAACCAGAGAATTTCTGGAAACGGTTATTTCATAAAGGTATAAAAAAATGCCACCTTTTTGAAAAAGGTAGCATTTCAAAAGCTTTGATATTTTTTATCTTAAAAATTGTTCCAGAACAGTTCTTTACTGACTGTTCTGGTTATTGCCGCCAAACAGGCCGCTCACGTCGGAGTTGGTCTGGCTTTTGAGGTTATCCCACCGCTGGCGTTCCTCGCTGCCTGCATCACGCAGTTTGTCGAGGCGGTTTTTGGGCGCGTTGCGAATCGCATCAAGCCGGTCACGGCCGTTCTGGATCTTCTGGTCAACGCGATCGCGGTCATCGGTCAGATTCTGCTTTTCATTATCCCACCGGCCTACCGTGTTCTGGCGCAGCGTATCCTTGCGGTCCTGATAGCTCTGCTCAACGTTCTGCCGCTTGTCCTTCCATGCCTGCTCACGGTCCTGCAGCCGGGTGTTGGCGCAGTCACCGGCCTGTGCCACGCGACCGAGCACATCCCACTTGGAGGTGGTCTGGCTGCCATCACAGTCAGCGGCCCGCGCCGTTATGGACACGCCCGTACCTGCCGCGACAACTGCCAGAACAAGCATATATTTACGAAAATTCATTAACGGAACCTTGTACAAAATGGTTTCTACCTGAAACTTTACAGAAACATATGTCAGATTCCGGTCAGAAACATGACAATGCACTGTCATCATTCCTGAATATAGTAATCAGAAGCTGAAAGCGTAGCGCATGCAGCACATGCCACCTGCCCTGCAAACGCAGGTGAGCCCGATACCCATGGTGGACAGCCCGCGATAATGGCACTATGTGACGCTTAAACACATACTATTCCGAATTATAACCCTGAACCCGGTTGCCCTCCGCCGCCTTTGTTGCGGCAATGCTGCCGCCTGCCAGCAATGGTCCCTGCCGCGATGTGGAATGAACCATACCTTGAAACCTGCTGCCGCTCGGCCCTGCACCGGCTGAAGCTGAGTGGTGAAAACGGACGCCCGACCGGCCTGCGCGATGACCCCTGCCTGCGCAGGCTCACAGGCATGGGTCTGGCCCGCATGCATGGCGAGACCCGCTTCGCCATGACCAAGCAGGGGCAGGCCCGCCACCGGACCGAAATACTGAAACTGGCCCCATGATCACCCATGCCGACATCTGGCGCGCAATCGACCGCCTCGCCGCCGAGCGCGGACTGACCCCTTCCGGCCTTGCGCGGGCGGCCGGGCTGGACAGCACCACCTTCAACCCATCCAAGCGGATCACGCCCTCGGGCCGCCCGCGCTGGCCGGGCACCGAGAGCCTGGCCCGCACGTTAAGCGCCACCGGCATCTCGTTTGAGGGGTTCAGCCGCCTGCTCGCGGGGCATGGTGACCCCGAGGCGGATGGCAAGGTGCATCATTCCCACCTCAGGATCGCCCCGTTCTCGCAACTGGCGCATCCTGAACTGTTCGACGAGACCGGCATGCCTGAAGGCGAGCGGTGGGAAAAATGGGACTACCACGGCATGGCGGACCATCATTCCTATGCCGTGCACGTGGATTGCGATTCAATGGAGCCGATTTTCCGCAAGAATGGCACGCTGATCATCTCGCCCACGGCGGCCATACGCGTGGGCGACCGCGTGCTGCTCCATACCGCGCAGGGCATGGCCTGCTGCGGGCATGTGACCGAGCGCTGGCATGATGCACCCGTGACCGCCCCGCTGCATGAGCTTGTGCGCATCCGCGGCCTCGGTGCCATTGACGGGCAGGAAATCATTCTGGATGGCAACACGCGCATCCATCGCATCACGATGGCGTGCATGTAGGCAGGCGCGCAGCCCTACCCCGATATTTTCCTGCCCGGCATGACAGGTAGCGGCTGACTTTCATGCAAATTTACACTATGTCTCGCCCATGACCGACACGCCCCTCTCCCTGATCCGCAATTTCTCGATCATCGCGCATATCGACCATGGCAAATCGACCCTGGCCGACCGCCTGATCCAGGCCTGCGGCGCGCTGACACAGCGGGAAATGACCAATCAGGTTCTGGACAACATGGATCTGGAACGTGAACGCGGCATCACCATCAAGGCGCAGACCGTCCGCCTGACCTACCCGGCGGAAGATGGCAAGACCTACGTGCTCAACCTCATGGACACGCCTGGCCATGTCGACTTCGCCTATGAGGTCAGCCGCTCGCTGGCCGCATGCGAGGGCTCGCTGCTCGTTGTTGATGCATCGCAGGGGGTGGAGGCGCAGACCCTCGCCAACGTGTATCAGGCCATCGACGCCAATCACGAGATCGTGCCGGTGCTCAACAAGGTTGACCTGCCCGCCGCCGACTGCCCCCGCGTCAAGGAGCAGATCGAGGAAGTGGTGGGCATTGACGCCGAGGACGCCGTCGAGGTTTCGGCCAAGACCGGGCTGAACATCGAGGCCGTGCTTGAAGCCCTGGTCAGGCGCCTGCCGCCACCCACCGGCGATGCGGAGGCGCCGCTCAAGGCCCTGCTGGTTGATAGCTGGTACGACCCGTATCTGGGTGTCATCACGCTGGTGCGCGTGAAGGAAGGGCGGCTCAAGCGCGGCATGCGCATCCGCATGATGTCATCTGGCGTGGTGCACCTTGTGGACCAGGTGGGCGTATTCGCGCCCCGCATGACCAACGTGGCCGAGCTTGGCCCGGGCGAGATCGGCTACATCAACGCCGCCATCAAGACCGTGGCCGACACCAATGTGGGCGACACCATTACCGATGACCGCCGCCCCGCCGAGACCCCGCTGGCAGGCTTCAAGCCCTCCATCCCGGTGGTGTGGTGCGGCATGTATCCCATCGTGGCCGATGACTTTGAAAAGCTGCGTGACAGCCTTGCCAAGCTGCGGCTCAATGATGCCTCATTCCACTACGAGGCCGAGACGTCCGCCGCCCTTGGCTTTGGCTTCCGCTGCGGGTTCCTTGGCCTGCTGCACCTCGAGATCATCCAGGAGCGGCTGAGCCGCGAATTCGACCTTGACCTGATCGCGACCGCGCCTTCGGTGGTCTATAAGATGCAGTTGACCAATGGCGAGACGGCGGAACTGCACAACCCCGCCGACATGCCCGACCTGTCGCTGATCGAGAAGATCGAGGAGCCGTGGATCAAGGCCACCATCATGGTGCCCGATGAATATCTGGGCGCGGTGCTGACCCTGTGCAGCGAACGCCGCGGCGTGCAGGAAGACCTGACCTATGTGGGCAACCGCGCCATGGCGGTTTACCGCCTGCCGCTCAACGAGGTGGTGTTTGATTTCTACGACCGCCTGAAATCCGTCACCCGCGGCTATGCCAGCTTTGACTACCAGATGGACGGTTATGAGGAGAGCGACCTCGTGCGCATCTCCATCCTCGTCAACCAGGAACCGGTGGATGCGCTATCCTTCATCGCCCACCGCTCGGCCGCCGAGACGCGCGGGCGCTCCATCTGCGCCAAGCTCAAGGAACTGATCCCCCGCCAGTTGTTCAAGATCGCGGTGCAGGCCGCCATTGGCAGCCGCATCATCGCGCGCGAGACCATTGGCGCCATGTCGAAGGACGTGACCGCCAAATGTTATGGCGGTGACATCTCGCGCAAGCGCAAGCTGCTGGAAAAGCAGAAGGAAGGCAAGAAGCGCATGCGCCAGTTCGGCAAGGTCGAGATCCCGCAGAGCGCCTTCCTCGCAGCGCTCAAGATGGACCAGTAACCCCTGCCCCGACCACCTGCCGCGCCGAATTGCGGCGGGTGGTCGCGGCATGCCGTTTTTCGCTTGCGCGGACGGAATTTGGTGATATGTTCCGCACCCATCGGATACCGCCACCCAAGCGTGTGGCCAGACTTCGATACGGCTGGAGAGATGGCCGAGCGGCTTAAGGCGCACGCTTGGAAAGCGTGTGTACGTTAATAGCGTACCGTGGGTTCGAATCCCACTCTCTCCGCCATATGATGATTTCCCCTATCAAATCAGTCAGCTTTCTACGCGCGATATCATATCGTGCCGTATGCCCTGATGTACGAATCTCTGTTCTTATCCCGATTTCATCGGCTCAATTGCCATCATTGCACCCCAACCGGCAGGTGCACGACCTGTTCCCACGCGAACCGGAAAGCATGATGTAACGGTGCGCGCAGGGTTTTGCAGTAACCAGGCATTGCCATGCGGCGGGTACTGCAAATATCTGAAATATAGCTGCACACATGCGCCAATGATGTGCGGAACATGACATTCCCCTATTCATTTCCTTTCCTTTTCATGACCGGAAAAGGGCTTTCCACACGTGCAGGCTCTATCGTTGCGTCAATCCGCACGGTCATATCGTAACAAAGAGTGACTGCTGCTTATCGACGGATTATTTTATTCCAGATAGCATGGCCTTTGTCCGTCACGGGGATGACATGATTCCGTCATGGCATGACAAAACAGCTTGCGGAATATCCAGTCTGGCGCGTATCAGGCGCGACAACAGGCATTGCGCTCAGGGAAGTACGAAGATCATTGGAAAAGAGTGCGTTAAACGAAAAACCCGGTGCAGGTGAAGGCCGGGTTGCCGTTGTCACGGGGGCAACGGGCGGCATCGGGCAGGCTCTCGTCCGTCGCATGCGCGCGCGGGGTTATACCATCCTCACCCTGTCGCGCCAGGCACGGGCCGCGAGCGCCGGCATCACGACCGTCATGTGTGACCTGACCGATAGCGAGAGCATAAAGCACGCCGTAGCCGATATCGCCGCCCATACGCCCAAAGTGGATGTGCTGGTGCACTGCGCGGGTGTGATCACGCCGCAGGCCGTGGGTGAACTCGACAGCGCCACGATTGCCAGCCAGATTGCCGTTGACCTGACCGCGCCGATCGAACTGACCAATGCCCTGCTGCCCATCATGCAGCGCAAGGGACACATTGTTTTTGTCAATTCCATGGCAGCGGCTTTTCCGCTTGCGGGCAGCAGTGTCTATACGGCGGCCAAATTCGGCCTGCGCGGGTTTGCGCGCGCGCTCGAGCAGGAATTGCGGCCCCGGCGTATTCAGGTTTCCTCCATCTATCCCGCCAGCGTCAACACCCCCATGCTTAGCCAGGAAATGGCGGCGGGCGGGTCAATCTACAACTTCATCGATCCGCCGCAGGAACCCGATGTCACGGCAGGACGCATTCTTGAATGCTGCGAGCGTGGCAGCCGCGAAATCTTCAGTTCCGTGTTCGACAAGCTGTTCACCCATGCCTGCCTCACCTCCATGCGGCTGCTCAACCTGAGCCTGCCAGTCATGAAACTGCTCGGGCGCAGGGGCTACCGCCGCTACCAGCGCGGCCTCACCACCCGGCCCTGACCCGCGCAAGGGCCGGATTCAGGCTTTGAGCAGCAGTTCGCGCGCCAGTTCGTTATGCCGGTGGGCCAGGCGGTCAGGGTCGTGTTCGGTAAACTGCCCGTCCCGGATCAGCACGCGCCCGTTGACAATGGTGCAGGACGTGCGGCGGGGCGTGCAGAACACAAGGGCGGCCACCGGGTCGGCCTGTGCGCCGGCATGGTCGATGCCGCGCAGGTCAAACGCCACGATATCCGCCGCCATGCCTAGCGCAAGATGGCCAATATCATCGCGCCCCAGCACCGCCGCCCCGCCGCGCGTGGCCAGTTCCAGCACTTCACGCGCCTGCATCATGGGCTGGCCGTCCGGTGTTTCGAGCAGGCGGCCAAGCAGCATGGCCTGCCGAGCCTCGCCCAGCATGTGGCTACCATCATTCGAGGCCGAACCATCCACTCCCAGCCCGACGCGCATGCCCGCCGCCACCATGCGGCGCACGGGGGCAATGCCCGAGCCAAGGCGCATGTTGGAGCACGGACAATGCGCCATGCCGGTATGGGTGGCGCCGAAACGGTGGATGCCGGCATCATCAAGCCGCACGCAGTGGGCATGCCACACATCGGGGCCGATCCAGCCGGTATCCTCGGCATATTCGGCAGGCGTCATGTTGAATTTTTCGCGGCTGTAGGCGATGTCGCTGGCGTTTTCAGCCAGATGGGTATGCAGCATGGTGCCGGTGGCACGCGCCAGGGCGGCGGCATTGCGCATGAGGTCGCGGCTGACCGAAAAAGGCGAGCATGGCGCGACCGCAATGCGCTGCATGGCCAGCGGCTCGGGGTCATGATAGGCCGCGATCACGCGTTGGGTATCGGCCAGAATCGCGTCCTCATTCTCCACCACGCTGTCAGGCGGCAGGCCGCCTTTGCTTTCACCCACGCTCATTGCGCCACGGGCGGCATGAAAGCGCATGCCCATCTGCCGTGCCGCCTCGATCTCGTCATCAAGCCGCGCGCCATTGGGGAACAGGTACAGATGGTCACTGCTTGTGGTGCAGCCTGACCATAACAGTTCGGTCATGGCCGTGCAGGCGGAAACACGAATCATCTCGGGTGTCAGCCCCGCCCATATGGGGTAGAGCGCCTGCAGCCACCCGAACAGCGAGGCATCCTGCGCTGCGGGAATGACGCGGGTCAGGGTCTGGTACATGTGGTGATGGGTGTTGACCATGCCGGGCATGACCACATGGCCGGTCATGTCCATGACCTCGTCTGCTGCGGGCAGCGGATCGGTGGCGGTGCCGATGGCCGCCACCTGCCGGTCACGCACCAGCACCCACCCGCCTTCAATCTCGCGCCGCGCGGCATCCATCGTAACGAGACGCAGGGCATTCTTGAGCAAAAGGGTACACGCCATGGGCCACCACCATACAGAAACGGAAAAACCGTATGCTTATGCCGCATTTTGCACGCCATGCCCATGGAACCACGCAAACGGGTATGGTTTCTAGAATTCTGAAAACCGGCTTTTGCCCCCCCTACCCTGAATGAGGAGTTCCCAACATGGCAGCACCCGCCGATACCCTGCATGTCGATCCACTCGTATGGGGCCATGGCCCGAAAATATTCGAAGCCTTTCTGGAGCCGACATGCCCGTTTTCCGTCCGGGCCTTCACCAAGCTGCCCGAATTGCTCGGGGCTGCGGGGCCAGAGCGCATCACCATCAAGATCCGCCTGCAGTCGCAGCCGTGGCACATGTTCTCGGGCGTGATCGTGCGCTGCATCCTCGCCGCCGCAACCCTGCCCGACGGGCGGGAAGCCGCCCGTGCCGTCATGGCAGCCGTAGGCGCGCACCGCGAGGAATTCGAGTTTACCGACCACTGCGCCGGACCGAACATGGATGCGACGCCCAACGACATCATCCGCCGGATCGAACGCTATAGCGGGCTGCAGCTTGCCACGGCCTTTGCCGTGCCCGCATTGCAGAAGGCCATCAAGTGGCAGTGCAAATATTCGCGCCAGAACGGCATTCACGTCTCGCCCACCTTCATGGTCGATGGCCTGATCGACCCTGCCATCAGCAGCGGTGATACGGTGGAGCAATGGATGGCACGCATTTTTGCCTGACCGGCGATAAAGGCCCGGAGCGCTGCCTTTATTTTAAAAAAGGCAGCGTTTTCCAAAGCTTTTTGAAAAACGCTTCACCAGAAAATTTTCATGATTTTATGGGAATGGTGCCGGGTGAGGGATTTGAACCCCCGGCCTTCGGTTTACAAAACCGCTGCACTACCACTGTGCTAACCCGGCATTATAGCACTGCTGCTATACTGTTTCCCCTTTTTGCCGAAATGTCCCGCACGGTCAAGCAGGGATTCGCGGGACTGAAGACTGCATGAAAAGCCCATGCGGAAAACATCGTGCAAACAGAGAAAAGTTTTTGGTGAAGCTTTTTTCAAAAAGCTTTAAAGAACGCCGCCTTTTTGGAAAAAGGCGACACCCAAAAACTTTTATTATTTATTATCAATGCATTAAATGAAGTAACCCCTTAATGCGCTGCCATTTTCTTGGCCCAAGCAGCATGGATGCGCGCGCGTTCGGCGGCACTCAGCCCGCCACTGCCAACCGACGGAGCCGGAGCATT
This is a stretch of genomic DNA from Komagataeibacter xylinus. It encodes these proteins:
- a CDS encoding 8-oxoguanine deaminase, with the translated sequence MACTLLLKNALRLVTMDAARREIEGGWVLVRDRQVAAIGTATDPLPAADEVMDMTGHVVMPGMVNTHHHMYQTLTRVIPAAQDASLFGWLQALYPIWAGLTPEMIRVSACTAMTELLWSGCTTSSDHLYLFPNGARLDDEIEAARQMGMRFHAARGAMSVGESKGGLPPDSVVENEDAILADTQRVIAAYHDPEPLAMQRIAVAPCSPFSVSRDLMRNAAALARATGTMLHTHLAENASDIAYSREKFNMTPAEYAEDTGWIGPDVWHAHCVRLDDAGIHRFGATHTGMAHCPCSNMRLGSGIAPVRRMVAAGMRVGLGVDGSASNDGSHMLGEARQAMLLGRLLETPDGQPMMQAREVLELATRGGAAVLGRDDIGHLALGMAADIVAFDLRGIDHAGAQADPVAALVFCTPRRTSCTIVNGRVLIRDGQFTEHDPDRLAHRHNELARELLLKA
- a CDS encoding thioredoxin, which produces MAAPADTLHVDPLVWGHGPKIFEAFLEPTCPFSVRAFTKLPELLGAAGPERITIKIRLQSQPWHMFSGVIVRCILAAATLPDGREAARAVMAAVGAHREEFEFTDHCAGPNMDATPNDIIRRIERYSGLQLATAFAVPALQKAIKWQCKYSRQNGIHVSPTFMVDGLIDPAISSGDTVEQWMARIFA
- a CDS encoding SDR family oxidoreductase; this translates as MTKQLAEYPVWRVSGATTGIALREVRRSLEKSALNEKPGAGEGRVAVVTGATGGIGQALVRRMRARGYTILTLSRQARAASAGITTVMCDLTDSESIKHAVADIAAHTPKVDVLVHCAGVITPQAVGELDSATIASQIAVDLTAPIELTNALLPIMQRKGHIVFVNSMAAAFPLAGSSVYTAAKFGLRGFARALEQELRPRRIQVSSIYPASVNTPMLSQEMAAGGSIYNFIDPPQEPDVTAGRILECCERGSREIFSSVFDKLFTHACLTSMRLLNLSLPVMKLLGRRGYRRYQRGLTTRP
- the lepA gene encoding translation elongation factor 4 — translated: MTDTPLSLIRNFSIIAHIDHGKSTLADRLIQACGALTQREMTNQVLDNMDLERERGITIKAQTVRLTYPAEDGKTYVLNLMDTPGHVDFAYEVSRSLAACEGSLLVVDASQGVEAQTLANVYQAIDANHEIVPVLNKVDLPAADCPRVKEQIEEVVGIDAEDAVEVSAKTGLNIEAVLEALVRRLPPPTGDAEAPLKALLVDSWYDPYLGVITLVRVKEGRLKRGMRIRMMSSGVVHLVDQVGVFAPRMTNVAELGPGEIGYINAAIKTVADTNVGDTITDDRRPAETPLAGFKPSIPVVWCGMYPIVADDFEKLRDSLAKLRLNDASFHYEAETSAALGFGFRCGFLGLLHLEIIQERLSREFDLDLIATAPSVVYKMQLTNGETAELHNPADMPDLSLIEKIEEPWIKATIMVPDEYLGAVLTLCSERRGVQEDLTYVGNRAMAVYRLPLNEVVFDFYDRLKSVTRGYASFDYQMDGYEESDLVRISILVNQEPVDALSFIAHRSAAETRGRSICAKLKELIPRQLFKIAVQAAIGSRIIARETIGAMSKDVTAKCYGGDISRKRKLLEKQKEGKKRMRQFGKVEIPQSAFLAALKMDQ